In one window of Apis mellifera strain DH4 linkage group LG12, Amel_HAv3.1, whole genome shotgun sequence DNA:
- the LOC409892 gene encoding SLIT and NTRK-like protein 5 isoform X1 — protein sequence MSAIVKLLLCAILCASVQGVCRRMKNEDMIEYSCMGGQLSDLNNLPISTGKIRISNMPIRRITANTFSRFGSDLWVLGCSHCGIIDIEPRAFEHLNNLQQLSLNNNHLTIVKESWFKGLDYLTYLDLNYNNIESIEDGVFLSLPSLVDLRLSGNRLECLNLAAMSQLKDLKRIFLSENSEFKCPNAISIYLEDRGINFEKDPEWSRLPNDLIPVTIPLDYDEITTIKMPVQSYSGYRERLHPITTIPTSTMTSTLQYITPKFQTTEEVIYRPYNIPNWKTTFKSSTIRYEDKIKITQSPSYEYTRAPYISQKIAPIESTTYVSSPRETMQSKSQDTTTFRSWPSFSESTSARIEYPVYPPHKNEDKHYTKEPDYSSPIDLFSLASNQVGQRSTRS from the coding sequence ATGAGTGCTATTGTTAAACTATTATTGTGCGCTATATTATGTGCGAGTGTACAGGGAGTGTGCAGACGTATGAAAAATGAGGATATGATTGAATACTCTTGCATGGGTGGTCAACTTtctgatttaaataatcttccaATTTCGACagggaaaattcgaatttctaaTATGCCTATTCGTCGAATAACTGCAAATACATTTTCAAGATTCGGTTCGGATCTTTGGGTCCTAGGTTGTTCCCATTGCGGCATAATAGATATAGAACCAAGAGCTTttgaacatttaaataatcttcaaCAATTAagcttaaataataatcatttgacCATTGTAAAAGAATCCTGGTTCAAAGGTTTGGATTATTTGACATATTTGGATttgaattacaataatatagaatCTATCGAGGATGGCGTATTCTTAAGTTTACCCAGTCTTGTTGACTTAAGATTATCTGGTAATCGTTTAGAATGTTTGAATCTTGCAGCTATGTCGCAgttgaaagatttaaaaagaatatttcttagtGAAAATTCTGAATTTAAATGTCCAAACGCTATTAGTATTTATCTTGAGGATcgtggaataaattttgaaaaggatCCAGAATGGAGTAGATTACCAAATGATTTAATTCCAGTAACAATCCCACTTGATTATGATGAAATAACAACTATAAAGATGCCGGTACAATCCTATTCTGGTTATCGTGAAAGATTACATCCAATAACAACAATACCAACATCAACTATGACATCgacattacaatatattacaccaaaatttcaaacaactgAAGAAGTAATTTATCGTCCATACAATATTCCAAATTGGAAAACAACTTTCAAATCATCCACGATTCGCTAtgaggataaaataaaaattacacaaaGTCCGTCATATGAATACACAAGAGCAccatatatttcacaaaaaattgCACCAATCGAATCTACAACATATGTATCATCACCGCGTGAAACGATGCAAAGTAAAAGCCAAGATACAACGACCTTCAGATCTTGGCCGAGTTTCTCGGAATCTACTAGTGCCAGAATCGAATATCCCGTATATCCACCCCATAAAAATGAGGATAAACATTACACAAAAGAACCAGATTATTCAAGTCCAATAGACTTATTCTCTTTGGCATCTAATCAAG
- the LOC551963 gene encoding protein spindle-F isoform X2: protein MIAFSSGSSIGSSNSYYALLVAFKTMNERCQQLETRLATVEEENMCLRLECGKDESAIITKINDNNEKTIVQSLKEKIEELKKQKSQLTHQVFMVAAENRQLWNRLSKLTKTNKSLGSQLTKISDTLKQHSPVQASDIISYNFRDIFNSTKEDNNQQCTLVTNNGEKEQSLEEISLRLINSIMLEKSDLEQQYAEMVEMQNNTELDLRNIGFTYPEDSDTDLELLKQHDIRLSQMKNSLLAQQIKLKKALQNLKKKKEGLMCNNCRTNANKKMCQASTQFNFNENIKEHSATQTSLQTSSLSLEKYSNSTDNTDQDNKICPLCGMFYGRTTTFADFHEHVLSHFNKDLSVDGFEILH from the exons atgatcgcTTTTAGTAGTGGAAGTTCAATTGGATCATCGAA TTCTTATTATGCCTTATTAGTTGCATTTAAAACTATGAATGAACGTTGTCAACAATTAGAAACAAGATTAGCAACTGTTGAAGAAGAGAATATGTGTTTAAGACTTGAATGTGGAAAAGATGAGTCtgcaataattacaaaaattaatgataataatgaaaaaactaTTGTGCAAAGTTTAAAg gaaaaaatagaagaacttaaaaaacaaaaatctcaACTTACTCATCAAGTTTTTATGGTAGCAGCAGAAAATCGCCAATTATGGAACAGATTGagtaaattaacaaaaactaataaatctTTAGGAAGTCaattgacaaaaatttctGATACACTTAAACAACATTCTCCAGTACAAGCATCAGACATTATCTCttataattttcgagatatttttaattctactaaagaagataataatcaGCAATGTACATTAGTTACAAACAATg GTGAGAAAGAACAAAGCTTAGAGGAAATATCACTTAGActtataaatagtattatgTTGGAAAAATCAGATCTTGAACAGCAATATGCAGag aTGGTtgaaatgcaaaataatacTGAATTAGATTTACGAAATATTGGTTTTACTTATCCAGAGGACTCAGATAcagatttagaattattaaaacaacatGATATTAGATTGTCGCAAATGAAAAACAGTTTATTAGCTCaacaaataaaactaaaaaaagcattgcaaaatttaaaaaaaaagaaagaag gATTAATGTGTAATAATTGTCGtacaaatgcaaataaaaaaatgtgtcAAGCAAGTActcagtttaattttaatgaaaatattaaagaacatAGTGCAACTCAAACCAGTCTCCAAACTTCGAGTCtatctttagaaaaatattccaattcaaCAGATAATACAGACCAAGACAATAAAATTTGTCCATTGTGTGGAATGTTTTATGGAAGAACTACTACATTTGCTGATTTCCATGAACATGTTTTAagtcattttaataaagatctaTCTGTAGATGGTTTTGAAATTCTTCATTAA
- the LOC551963 gene encoding protein spindle-F isoform X1, translating to MNDMEQLENTDNGKCSSYYALLVAFKTMNERCQQLETRLATVEEENMCLRLECGKDESAIITKINDNNEKTIVQSLKEKIEELKKQKSQLTHQVFMVAAENRQLWNRLSKLTKTNKSLGSQLTKISDTLKQHSPVQASDIISYNFRDIFNSTKEDNNQQCTLVTNNGEKEQSLEEISLRLINSIMLEKSDLEQQYAEMVEMQNNTELDLRNIGFTYPEDSDTDLELLKQHDIRLSQMKNSLLAQQIKLKKALQNLKKKKEGLMCNNCRTNANKKMCQASTQFNFNENIKEHSATQTSLQTSSLSLEKYSNSTDNTDQDNKICPLCGMFYGRTTTFADFHEHVLSHFNKDLSVDGFEILH from the exons ATGAATGACATGGAACAATTGGAAAATACGGATAATGGAAAATGTAGTTCTTATTATGCCTTATTAGTTGCATTTAAAACTATGAATGAACGTTGTCAACAATTAGAAACAAGATTAGCAACTGTTGAAGAAGAGAATATGTGTTTAAGACTTGAATGTGGAAAAGATGAGTCtgcaataattacaaaaattaatgataataatgaaaaaactaTTGTGCAAAGTTTAAAg gaaaaaatagaagaacttaaaaaacaaaaatctcaACTTACTCATCAAGTTTTTATGGTAGCAGCAGAAAATCGCCAATTATGGAACAGATTGagtaaattaacaaaaactaataaatctTTAGGAAGTCaattgacaaaaatttctGATACACTTAAACAACATTCTCCAGTACAAGCATCAGACATTATCTCttataattttcgagatatttttaattctactaaagaagataataatcaGCAATGTACATTAGTTACAAACAATg GTGAGAAAGAACAAAGCTTAGAGGAAATATCACTTAGActtataaatagtattatgTTGGAAAAATCAGATCTTGAACAGCAATATGCAGag aTGGTtgaaatgcaaaataatacTGAATTAGATTTACGAAATATTGGTTTTACTTATCCAGAGGACTCAGATAcagatttagaattattaaaacaacatGATATTAGATTGTCGCAAATGAAAAACAGTTTATTAGCTCaacaaataaaactaaaaaaagcattgcaaaatttaaaaaaaaagaaagaag gATTAATGTGTAATAATTGTCGtacaaatgcaaataaaaaaatgtgtcAAGCAAGTActcagtttaattttaatgaaaatattaaagaacatAGTGCAACTCAAACCAGTCTCCAAACTTCGAGTCtatctttagaaaaatattccaattcaaCAGATAATACAGACCAAGACAATAAAATTTGTCCATTGTGTGGAATGTTTTATGGAAGAACTACTACATTTGCTGATTTCCATGAACATGTTTTAagtcattttaataaagatctaTCTGTAGATGGTTTTGAAATTCTTCATTAA
- the LOC551963 gene encoding protein spindle-F isoform X3: MNERCQQLETRLATVEEENMCLRLECGKDESAIITKINDNNEKTIVQSLKEKIEELKKQKSQLTHQVFMVAAENRQLWNRLSKLTKTNKSLGSQLTKISDTLKQHSPVQASDIISYNFRDIFNSTKEDNNQQCTLVTNNGEKEQSLEEISLRLINSIMLEKSDLEQQYAEMVEMQNNTELDLRNIGFTYPEDSDTDLELLKQHDIRLSQMKNSLLAQQIKLKKALQNLKKKKEGLMCNNCRTNANKKMCQASTQFNFNENIKEHSATQTSLQTSSLSLEKYSNSTDNTDQDNKICPLCGMFYGRTTTFADFHEHVLSHFNKDLSVDGFEILH, from the exons ATGAATGAACGTTGTCAACAATTAGAAACAAGATTAGCAACTGTTGAAGAAGAGAATATGTGTTTAAGACTTGAATGTGGAAAAGATGAGTCtgcaataattacaaaaattaatgataataatgaaaaaactaTTGTGCAAAGTTTAAAg gaaaaaatagaagaacttaaaaaacaaaaatctcaACTTACTCATCAAGTTTTTATGGTAGCAGCAGAAAATCGCCAATTATGGAACAGATTGagtaaattaacaaaaactaataaatctTTAGGAAGTCaattgacaaaaatttctGATACACTTAAACAACATTCTCCAGTACAAGCATCAGACATTATCTCttataattttcgagatatttttaattctactaaagaagataataatcaGCAATGTACATTAGTTACAAACAATg GTGAGAAAGAACAAAGCTTAGAGGAAATATCACTTAGActtataaatagtattatgTTGGAAAAATCAGATCTTGAACAGCAATATGCAGag aTGGTtgaaatgcaaaataatacTGAATTAGATTTACGAAATATTGGTTTTACTTATCCAGAGGACTCAGATAcagatttagaattattaaaacaacatGATATTAGATTGTCGCAAATGAAAAACAGTTTATTAGCTCaacaaataaaactaaaaaaagcattgcaaaatttaaaaaaaaagaaagaag gATTAATGTGTAATAATTGTCGtacaaatgcaaataaaaaaatgtgtcAAGCAAGTActcagtttaattttaatgaaaatattaaagaacatAGTGCAACTCAAACCAGTCTCCAAACTTCGAGTCtatctttagaaaaatattccaattcaaCAGATAATACAGACCAAGACAATAAAATTTGTCCATTGTGTGGAATGTTTTATGGAAGAACTACTACATTTGCTGATTTCCATGAACATGTTTTAagtcattttaataaagatctaTCTGTAGATGGTTTTGAAATTCTTCATTAA
- the LOC413398 gene encoding 39S ribosomal protein L32, mitochondrial, with product MANNIFNRLYHVFKTFDQVINIILGHNFPSNLYVIECNSVKQIQSINFPGQSLKDILNNAILWAVPKKRRTIEKRLCRRFGIPELHWKPHVPKTNILMCRKCGHDYEAGTLCGYCYEIVKKETEIMQQAIQDSLGLKPVEQDVIVLYEGEKEQYEDNFWKKQRIVELHKKRPDWFNPNLLQPTTKEEFDSEKEKRKLESSLNLEENIKNN from the exons ATGgcgaacaatatttttaataggttATACCacgtatttaaaacatttgatcaagtaattaatattattttaggacACAATTTTCcaa gTAATTTATACGTGATTGAATGTAATTCtgtaaaacaaatacaatctattaattttcctgGACAgtctttaaaagatatattaaataatgcaattttatgGGCTGTACCTAAAAAACGGCGAACTATCGAAAAGCGTCTTTGTCGAAGATTTGGTATCCCTGAATTACATTGGAAACCCCATGTTCCTAAAACTAATATCTTAATGTGTAGAAAATGTGGTCATGATTATGAAGCTGGTACACTTTGTG gATATTGTTatgaaatagttaaaaaagaaacagaaataatGCAACAAGCTATACAAGATTCATTAGGATTAAAACCTGTGGAACAAGATGTTATAGTATTAtatgaaggagaaaaagaacaatatgaagataatttttggaag AAACAAAGGATTGTAGAATTACATAAGAAAAGACCTGATTGGTTTAATCCAAATTTACTTCAACCAAcaacaaaagaagaatttgattcagagaaagaaaaacgtaaacttgaatcttctttaaatcttgaagaaaatattaagaataattaa